One Acetobacterium sp. KB-1 DNA segment encodes these proteins:
- the mtnA gene encoding S-methyl-5-thioribose-1-phosphate isomerase: MKPVYLEDGELKLIDQTKLPTEFIVHSYTDYRKIAKAIVDMIVRGAPAIGVTAGYGVYFGALEYENEPKDVFYDKMKEVCVLLASTRPTAVNLFWAIKRMEDVMVANADKEPVELVAILKNEAQAICAEDIQMCRDMGRHGAELIHQNDTILTHCNAGALATADYGTALGVIRAAHEAGKNISVYADETRPFLQGARLTAYELHADGIPVTLITDNMAGWMMKQGKIDGVIVGADRIASNGDVANKIGTYSVAVLAKAHGIPMYVAAPTSTIDFAMKSGDEIVIEQRDCREISHIGGVQVAPDGVTMENPAFDVTPHQNVTAIITEKGVVYPPYDINIPKLKES, from the coding sequence TTGAAACCCGTTTATTTAGAAGATGGGGAGCTTAAGCTGATTGACCAGACCAAGCTTCCCACCGAGTTTATTGTCCATTCTTATACCGATTATCGGAAAATTGCCAAAGCCATTGTCGATATGATCGTTCGAGGCGCACCGGCCATCGGGGTAACCGCTGGCTACGGTGTTTATTTTGGTGCTTTGGAATATGAAAATGAACCAAAAGACGTTTTTTATGATAAAATGAAAGAAGTTTGCGTATTACTGGCGTCCACCCGCCCCACCGCCGTAAATTTATTCTGGGCCATTAAGCGGATGGAAGATGTGATGGTGGCCAATGCCGATAAAGAACCGGTAGAGCTGGTTGCGATATTAAAAAATGAAGCCCAAGCTATCTGTGCTGAAGACATTCAGATGTGTCGTGACATGGGCAGGCATGGCGCCGAGTTGATCCATCAAAATGATACCATCCTGACCCACTGTAATGCCGGTGCTTTGGCGACGGCTGATTACGGGACAGCCCTGGGTGTGATTCGGGCAGCCCATGAAGCGGGTAAAAACATTTCCGTCTACGCCGACGAAACCCGACCTTTTCTACAGGGTGCCCGGTTGACGGCTTATGAGCTTCACGCTGACGGCATTCCGGTAACCCTGATTACGGATAACATGGCCGGTTGGATGATGAAGCAGGGCAAAATTGACGGTGTTATTGTGGGAGCAGATCGGATTGCTTCTAATGGTGATGTGGCCAATAAGATCGGCACCTATTCGGTTGCGGTATTGGCTAAGGCCCATGGCATCCCGATGTATGTAGCAGCGCCCACCTCGACCATTGATTTTGCCATGAAATCCGGAGATGAGATCGTCATTGAGCAGCGGGATTGCCGGGAGATCAGCCATATTGGCGGGGTTCAAGTGGCACCGGATGGGGTGACCATGGAAAATCCGGCCTTTGATGTCACTCCGCACCAGAATGTCACCGCGATCATCACTGAAAAAGGGGTGGTTTACCCGCCCTATGATATCAATATTCCCAAACTAAAAGAATCGTGA
- a CDS encoding ATP-binding protein: MINDETRRKLREIQLEEMIQVIDRQAKDTIYATLSFDERMKMIVDYVYQEKHNKRVASLIKRARFRIPNAAIQDVFFAERHLDKDLILEIATGTFISNNQNIIICGFTGSGKSYLACSIGKEACKQGIRTRYIRLPDLLMEYGEAKNQPNGQSRELKKYTNYPLLILDEWLITDLSDDELHFLFELVERRYDNGATIFCTQYKIEEWHARLGGGVLADSIMDRIIHGAHIVSSGSINMRDFVLNL, encoded by the coding sequence ATGATTAATGACGAAACCCGACGCAAACTCCGCGAAATTCAGCTTGAGGAAATGATTCAGGTGATTGACAGACAGGCCAAAGATACGATTTATGCCACCCTCTCTTTTGACGAACGCATGAAAATGATTGTTGATTATGTTTATCAGGAAAAGCACAACAAGCGTGTTGCAAGCCTTATAAAACGGGCTCGATTCAGAATTCCGAATGCCGCCATTCAGGATGTTTTCTTTGCTGAACGACATCTTGATAAAGATCTGATTCTGGAAATTGCTACCGGTACTTTTATCAGCAACAATCAGAATATCATCATTTGCGGGTTCACTGGCTCGGGAAAGTCGTATCTGGCTTGTTCCATTGGAAAAGAAGCCTGTAAACAGGGCATTCGCACCCGGTATATTCGCTTGCCCGACCTTCTGATGGAATACGGCGAAGCAAAGAACCAGCCGAATGGGCAAAGCAGGGAACTCAAAAAATATACGAACTATCCCTTATTGATCCTTGATGAATGGCTAATTACTGATCTTTCTGATGATGAACTCCATTTTCTTTTTGAACTGGTCGAACGCCGTTATGACAACGGTGCTACCATTTTCTGCACGCAGTATAAGATCGAGGAGTGGCATGCTCGTCTCGGTGGTGGTGTTCTGGCTGATTCTATTATGGATCGCATTATACATGGTGCTCACATTGTCAGCTCAGGCAGTATAAATATGCGTGATTTTGTATTAAACCTTTAA
- a CDS encoding iron-sulfur cluster assembly scaffold protein produces MEYSHEIKSMCVVGNNANHGCAPIPEEGKWVQAKDVTDISGLTHGIGWCAPQQGACKLTLNVKDGIIEECLIETIGCSGMTHSASMASEIMPGKTILEALNTDLVCDAINTAMRELFLQIVYGRTQTAFSEGGLPIGAGLEDLGKGLRSQVGTTYGTLAKGPRYLEIAEGYIQKLALNKNDEIVGYSFVHLGKMMESINNGVEPAAALEKASGKYGQFDDAVKYIDPRKE; encoded by the coding sequence ATGGAATATTCTCACGAAATTAAAAGCATGTGTGTCGTTGGAAATAACGCAAATCATGGCTGTGCACCAATCCCAGAGGAGGGAAAATGGGTTCAGGCAAAAGACGTAACTGACATCTCAGGGTTAACCCATGGTATTGGCTGGTGTGCCCCGCAACAAGGCGCCTGTAAACTAACACTTAATGTAAAGGATGGCATCATCGAGGAATGTCTGATTGAAACCATCGGATGTTCAGGAATGACGCATTCCGCTTCAATGGCCTCTGAAATCATGCCAGGCAAAACAATTTTAGAAGCACTTAACACCGATTTAGTTTGTGATGCAATTAACACCGCAATGCGGGAATTGTTTTTACAGATCGTATATGGTCGTACTCAAACGGCATTCTCCGAAGGCGGACTCCCCATCGGAGCCGGACTAGAAGATTTAGGTAAAGGTTTGCGAAGCCAGGTTGGGACTACCTATGGTACCCTTGCCAAAGGACCGCGCTACCTTGAAATTGCCGAAGGTTATATCCAGAAATTGGCGTTAAACAAAAATGACGAGATTGTTGGTTACTCCTTCGTCCATCTTGGAAAAATGATGGAAAGTATCAATAACGGTGTTGAGCCAGCAGCCGCTTTGGAAAAAGCCTCTGGTAAATACGGACAATTCGACGATGCTGTCAAATACATTGATCCAAGAAAAGAATAG
- a CDS encoding sugar phosphate isomerase/epimerase yields the protein MNYSMFSWFGYFMPFEERIKIIAGAGFDEAMISWEDEFEPWPLKKEEFPEIVRKNGLGITNIHAPFIGYSDIWTASRTEIKPKLTEFIGFIKDCQDFEIPAMVMHTNDLDEFTPDLDKGLAFFSELADAAEKYNVDLAVENVSRQHLLDFLLEQINAPRFGMCYDSSHDFLEEQNRGRILKKHKHRIKALHLSDNDFKEDRHWIPGEGSIPLDEVLAEILTVPTINTISYEVLANEAWREKEPLDFAVAVKKSLAKK from the coding sequence ATGAATTATAGTATGTTTTCCTGGTTTGGTTACTTTATGCCTTTTGAAGAGCGGATTAAAATTATTGCCGGTGCCGGTTTTGATGAGGCGATGATTTCGTGGGAGGATGAGTTTGAGCCGTGGCCCCTGAAAAAAGAAGAGTTCCCGGAAATTGTTAGAAAAAACGGCTTGGGTATTACCAATATTCATGCCCCCTTTATCGGCTATAGCGATATCTGGACGGCCTCCCGGACGGAGATAAAACCCAAGCTCACCGAGTTTATTGGATTTATTAAGGACTGTCAGGATTTTGAAATCCCGGCGATGGTGATGCACACCAATGATCTGGATGAATTTACACCGGATCTGGATAAGGGTTTGGCTTTTTTCTCCGAGCTGGCGGATGCCGCCGAGAAATATAACGTTGATCTGGCGGTGGAAAATGTCTCCCGGCAGCATCTGCTTGATTTTCTGCTGGAGCAGATTAATGCGCCCCGGTTTGGCATGTGCTATGACAGCTCCCACGATTTTCTGGAAGAGCAGAATCGCGGCCGGATTTTAAAAAAACATAAGCATCGAATCAAGGCCTTGCATCTTTCTGATAATGATTTTAAGGAAGATCGCCACTGGATTCCCGGCGAAGGCAGCATTCCCCTAGATGAGGTGCTGGCCGAGATTTTAACCGTGCCAACCATTAACACCATCTCTTATGAGGTGCTGGCCAATGAAGCCTGGCGCGAAAAAGAGCCCCTGGATTTTGCCGTGGCGGTTAAGAAGAGTTTGGCAAAAAAATAA
- a CDS encoding GGGtGRT protein, with translation MALFESYERRIAKIEEVLAANGIASLEEAKAICDEKSIDVAEIVRSIQPICFDNACWAYTLGAALAIKRGITNAADASEVIGEGLQAFCIPGSVAEQRKVGLGHGNLGAMLLREETECFAFVAGHESFAAAEGAIGIARSANKVRIKPLRVILNGLGKDAALIISRVNGFTYVKTDYDFKTGALNIVSKTPYSDGERAAVNCYGCNDVQEGVAIMHHEGVHVSITGNSTNPTRFQHPVAGTYKKEALEQGKKYFSVASGGGTGRTLHPDNMGAGPASYGMTDTMGRMHSDAQFAGSSSVPAHVEMMGLIGMGNNPMVGATVSVAVAIEEASK, from the coding sequence ATGGCATTATTTGAAAGTTATGAAAGAAGAATCGCTAAAATTGAAGAAGTTTTAGCTGCCAACGGCATTGCCTCTTTAGAAGAAGCAAAGGCGATCTGTGATGAAAAAAGCATTGATGTGGCTGAAATTGTTAGAAGCATTCAACCCATCTGTTTTGATAACGCCTGTTGGGCTTACACCTTAGGTGCTGCTCTGGCGATTAAACGCGGTATTACCAATGCTGCCGACGCATCTGAAGTAATCGGTGAAGGCTTACAGGCTTTCTGTATTCCCGGTTCGGTTGCCGAACAACGTAAGGTTGGTTTAGGTCACGGTAACTTAGGCGCAATGCTGCTACGAGAAGAAACCGAATGTTTCGCTTTCGTCGCCGGACATGAATCTTTTGCTGCTGCTGAAGGTGCCATCGGTATCGCCCGCTCGGCCAACAAGGTTCGGATCAAACCACTCCGGGTTATCTTAAACGGTTTGGGAAAAGACGCCGCTCTGATTATTTCTCGAGTCAACGGCTTTACCTATGTTAAAACCGATTATGATTTTAAAACCGGCGCACTCAACATCGTCTCAAAAACACCGTATTCAGACGGCGAACGAGCTGCTGTTAACTGCTACGGCTGCAACGACGTGCAAGAAGGCGTTGCCATCATGCATCACGAAGGGGTACATGTTTCCATCACCGGAAACTCGACCAACCCGACCCGTTTCCAACACCCTGTTGCCGGCACCTATAAAAAGGAAGCCCTGGAACAAGGCAAAAAATATTTCTCCGTTGCCTCCGGCGGCGGTACCGGCCGTACTCTGCATCCTGATAATATGGGAGCAGGCCCAGCTTCCTACGGGATGACCGACACCATGGGACGAATGCACTCCGATGCCCAATTCGCCGGTTCTTCATCTGTTCCCGCCCATGTTGAAATGATGGGACTAATTGGAATGGGTAACAACCCAATGGTTGGCGCGACAGTATCTGTTGCGGTGGCGATTGAGGAAGCAAGTAAGTAG
- a CDS encoding glycosyltransferase, with translation MKVNILFPVLDEERRLEKGILKTLVFLKKNKPFDYQLTIIDNGSTDATEAISRRLCQTYKEVHYLKTPERGVGVALRTGAADNSCDIIGYMDIDLSTKIVHLEDVKEIFKNQPEVQIIKGSRLMQASMVVGRKPSREFTSRGLNGLLHVVFRNKFTDALCGFDFYRKETFDDLIAASSQDNGWFYCVELLLRAERQGIEVHDIPVIWEDDYDTKVKVIKTVVSYLKRIKFLKSEFIKEDRQKKLN, from the coding sequence ATGAAAGTAAATATATTATTTCCCGTTCTCGATGAAGAGCGGCGACTGGAAAAGGGAATTTTAAAAACCCTGGTTTTTCTCAAAAAAAACAAGCCTTTTGATTATCAACTAACCATCATTGATAATGGCTCCACCGACGCCACCGAGGCCATCAGCCGACGATTGTGTCAAACGTACAAAGAGGTCCATTATCTAAAAACACCCGAGCGGGGGGTTGGGGTTGCCCTGCGAACCGGAGCGGCGGATAACAGCTGTGATATTATCGGCTATATGGACATTGATCTTTCCACCAAAATTGTGCATCTCGAGGATGTCAAAGAAATTTTTAAAAACCAGCCTGAGGTGCAGATCATTAAAGGCTCCCGGCTGATGCAAGCTTCCATGGTGGTTGGTCGTAAACCATCCCGCGAATTTACCTCCCGGGGACTAAATGGACTCTTGCATGTGGTTTTTAGAAATAAGTTCACCGATGCTCTCTGCGGCTTTGATTTTTACCGGAAAGAGACCTTTGACGACTTGATTGCCGCTTCCAGCCAGGACAATGGCTGGTTTTATTGCGTTGAGCTGTTGCTGCGAGCCGAGCGTCAGGGCATCGAAGTCCACGATATTCCGGTGATTTGGGAAGATGATTATGATACTAAGGTAAAGGTTATTAAAACTGTGGTATCCTATCTCAAGCGGATCAAATTTTTAAAGTCAGAATTTATTAAAGAAGATCGTCAGAAAAAATTGAATTAA
- a CDS encoding DUF2284 domain-containing protein, giving the protein MELKNKLSLGAKRVEYLMEEYFNREKTLGYCKACPNFSKYWSCPTYAFDEVIFLKQFKYMHIIGRQFEVPREDLRNVRDPEAVKNYSTDKLQAIKVMTWKTLLEIENEVDGAMGLIPGNCPICETQGMECARKTNKPCRNPSLMRFSLESLGFNVADLLKYEVGMSMKWGDTYRLPEVLTSVSAILCNEEIPKAILKKYFPDKKKSWEKKDQRNPAMEFHTSETIKPEETIHGGSAAVKAKAIIIDDEIPPYRPQKSWVGYKADKNPEEVAMKMGYTVTMQGVEEPIPQKTTEEVEAQKIYDEESAPEVKPEEAATVAQTPEPEEAQIAKEEDDTQYQWLGFKAALDDDEIVKRPIPKMTELILEGEAVPAAKEEPVANIEVALEDDCTPYYDQTEAELTVNDKRTKEPAENLAVVEEPVEEKPVEEEPTEEEPTEEEPVEEEDDSKYQWLGFKALLDDEDEPIVKKSTLSTLNIPE; this is encoded by the coding sequence ATGGAATTGAAAAACAAACTTAGCCTGGGAGCAAAACGAGTGGAGTACTTAATGGAAGAGTATTTCAATCGCGAAAAAACACTGGGCTATTGCAAGGCATGTCCAAACTTTTCTAAGTACTGGTCCTGTCCCACCTACGCATTTGATGAAGTAATCTTTTTAAAACAGTTTAAATATATGCATATTATTGGCAGACAATTCGAGGTTCCTCGAGAGGATTTAAGAAATGTCCGTGATCCGGAAGCGGTTAAAAACTATAGCACCGATAAACTTCAGGCCATTAAGGTGATGACCTGGAAAACCCTGCTGGAAATTGAAAACGAAGTGGATGGTGCCATGGGTCTGATACCCGGTAATTGCCCGATTTGTGAAACCCAGGGGATGGAGTGTGCCAGAAAAACAAACAAGCCCTGCCGTAACCCGAGCCTGATGCGTTTTTCATTGGAGTCTTTAGGTTTTAATGTCGCGGATCTGCTAAAATATGAGGTGGGTATGTCGATGAAATGGGGAGACACCTACCGCTTACCGGAGGTGCTGACTTCCGTATCGGCGATCCTCTGCAATGAAGAAATTCCCAAGGCGATTCTCAAAAAATATTTCCCGGATAAAAAGAAAAGCTGGGAAAAGAAAGATCAAAGAAATCCGGCGATGGAATTTCATACCTCAGAAACTATCAAACCGGAAGAAACCATCCACGGTGGAAGTGCCGCAGTTAAGGCTAAGGCAATAATCATCGATGATGAGATTCCCCCTTATCGACCGCAGAAAAGCTGGGTTGGCTACAAAGCTGATAAAAATCCCGAAGAAGTAGCCATGAAAATGGGCTACACAGTCACCATGCAAGGTGTCGAAGAACCGATTCCACAAAAAACGACGGAAGAAGTGGAAGCTCAAAAAATCTATGATGAAGAGTCCGCCCCGGAAGTCAAACCAGAAGAAGCGGCGACAGTAGCACAGACACCTGAACCGGAAGAGGCACAAATTGCGAAAGAAGAGGATGATACCCAGTATCAATGGTTGGGCTTTAAAGCCGCTCTTGACGACGATGAAATAGTTAAACGTCCGATCCCGAAAATGACCGAGCTGATTCTGGAGGGTGAAGCGGTACCGGCGGCAAAAGAAGAACCAGTTGCAAACATCGAAGTTGCACTAGAAGATGATTGCACCCCGTATTATGATCAAACCGAAGCGGAACTGACGGTGAATGACAAAAGGACTAAGGAACCGGCCGAAAATTTGGCGGTAGTTGAAGAGCCAGTTGAGGAAAAACCAGTCGAAGAAGAGCCGACTGAAGAAGAGCCGACTGAAGAAGAACCAGTCGAAGAAGAGGATGATTCCAAATATCAGTGGCTTGGTTTTAAAGCCCTACTTGATGATGAGGATGAACCGATCGTCAAAAAATCGACTCTGTCCACCCTTAACATTCCTGAATAA
- a CDS encoding DegT/DnrJ/EryC1/StrS aminotransferase family protein: MKVPANNLLRHFEEHQQEYENKALEILRSGNYILGNEVERFEKDFANYIGTHYCVGLGNCLDALWLSFRVLGIGAGDEVIVQANTYIASVMGITINDATPVFVEPDAYHSIDADKIEAKITKKTKAILVVHLYGTSCEMDKIVAIARKHNLRLVEDCAQSHGATYQGQVTGSFGDIGCFSFYPSKNLGAFGDGGAITTNSAELNQAFRMYRFYGSEKRYYNKVVGTNSRLDELQAGLLNIKLRYLDQLNADRNRVCMTYLNKISNPVIHLPKLRDHSTTVWHQFVITTAYRDELKNYLEAAGIGSIIHYPIPPHLSEAYAYLNIGRGSLPITEKLADQVLSLPLFYGMTDGEIDTVVAAINAFVPTALEQ, translated from the coding sequence ATGAAGGTACCAGCAAATAATTTACTACGGCATTTTGAAGAACACCAGCAGGAATACGAAAATAAAGCGTTGGAAATTCTAAGAAGCGGCAACTATATTCTCGGGAATGAAGTAGAACGCTTTGAAAAAGATTTTGCAAACTATATCGGCACCCATTACTGCGTTGGCCTGGGGAACTGTTTAGATGCCCTGTGGCTTTCTTTTCGTGTTTTGGGCATTGGCGCCGGAGACGAGGTCATCGTTCAGGCAAACACTTATATTGCCAGCGTGATGGGGATCACCATTAACGATGCCACCCCGGTTTTTGTCGAGCCGGACGCTTACCATAGTATCGATGCGGATAAAATTGAAGCAAAGATCACCAAAAAGACCAAGGCCATTCTGGTGGTACACCTTTACGGAACCAGCTGCGAAATGGATAAGATTGTGGCCATTGCCAGAAAACATAATCTCCGGCTGGTGGAAGATTGTGCCCAAAGCCATGGTGCTACCTATCAGGGTCAGGTTACCGGTTCGTTTGGCGATATTGGCTGTTTCAGCTTTTATCCATCAAAAAATCTTGGTGCTTTTGGTGACGGCGGTGCCATTACCACCAACAGCGCCGAGCTTAATCAGGCCTTTCGGATGTATCGCTTTTATGGTAGCGAAAAGCGCTATTATAATAAGGTCGTCGGCACCAATTCCCGCTTGGATGAGCTCCAGGCCGGGCTGCTTAACATTAAGCTTCGCTATCTGGATCAACTCAATGCTGACCGCAACCGCGTTTGCATGACCTATCTTAACAAAATTAGCAATCCGGTGATCCATTTGCCCAAACTGCGGGACCATTCAACCACGGTCTGGCATCAGTTTGTCATTACCACCGCCTATCGTGACGAATTGAAAAATTATCTGGAAGCTGCGGGCATCGGCAGCATCATTCATTATCCCATTCCGCCACATCTGTCGGAAGCCTATGCTTATCTAAACATAGGAAGAGGCAGTCTGCCGATTACTGAAAAACTGGCGGATCAGGTTTTATCCCTGCCATTGTTTTATGGAATGACCGACGGAGAAATCGACACCGTTGTTGCTGCCATTAATGCCTTTGTACCAACGGCACTGGAGCAATAA
- the mtnP gene encoding S-methyl-5'-thioadenosine phosphorylase, whose translation MYYSADIGVIGGSGLYELSADVKKIEVDTPYGKPSDDISLVKVGEKTVAFLPRHGKEHTLNPSEINYRANIYALKSLGVKAIISPCCVGSLKFEIKPGDFVVTDQFINMTSGRKDTFFEKPKVNHISSAHPYDQKLRVLAMEAAKECGITAHFGGTVVIINGPRFSTVAESRMFAMMGADVVNMTQYPEGYLCMEQEIPVVNIALVTDYDAGLEDHPEIKPVTNEDVIRVLNENTEKVKALIFKLIDKLEV comes from the coding sequence ATGTATTATTCAGCAGATATTGGCGTTATTGGTGGTTCAGGTCTCTATGAATTAAGTGCAGACGTGAAGAAAATTGAAGTGGATACCCCTTATGGTAAACCTTCGGATGACATCAGCCTGGTCAAGGTAGGCGAAAAAACGGTGGCATTTTTGCCACGACATGGAAAAGAACATACCTTGAACCCTTCAGAAATTAATTACCGGGCCAATATATACGCCTTAAAAAGCCTGGGTGTAAAAGCGATTATTTCACCTTGTTGTGTGGGCAGTCTTAAATTTGAGATCAAACCCGGCGATTTTGTGGTAACCGATCAGTTTATCAATATGACCTCCGGCCGTAAAGATACTTTCTTTGAAAAACCAAAGGTCAACCATATCAGCTCGGCTCATCCCTATGACCAGAAGCTCAGAGTGCTGGCCATGGAAGCGGCGAAAGAGTGTGGAATTACCGCCCATTTTGGTGGTACCGTGGTGATTATTAACGGGCCTCGCTTTTCAACCGTGGCCGAAAGCCGGATGTTTGCGATGATGGGTGCCGATGTCGTTAATATGACCCAGTATCCCGAAGGCTATCTTTGTATGGAACAGGAAATACCGGTGGTGAACATTGCCCTGGTGACAGATTATGATGCCGGACTGGAAGATCATCCGGAGATTAAACCGGTAACTAACGAGGATGTCATCCGGGTTTTAAATGAAAATACCGAAAAAGTAAAAGCGCTGATCTTTAAGCTCATCGACAAGTTAGAGGTGTAG
- a CDS encoding FAD-dependent oxidoreductase, giving the protein MILNKNNSNKTSWDKIIIGAGLYGLYAAKTCGERGERVLVLEWEESPFQRATFINQARVHMGYHYPRSYATAIKSAHYFNRFIKDYDFCIHSEFEQVYATSGSFSWTNREQFTQFCQAAEIPCDEVIPEKYFKKGLCDGAYLTREYTYDAGILGHFFVDQLKMRKNVEIKYGARIASIKKQGDTFLITLKTGERYETGFLLNATYGSTNQILSLAGFEPFKIKYELCEIILCQPEEKLPEVGITVMDGPFFSVMPFGKTGYHSLTSVTFTPHLSSFDSLPKFNCQEKSRGYCSPEQLGNCNDCIAKPKSAWPYMSNMAKKYLKEDYGFSYVGSLYSMKPILKASEVDDSRPTVLRKVSEKPTFVSVLSGKINTVYDLDEVLKND; this is encoded by the coding sequence ATGATCTTGAACAAAAACAATTCGAACAAAACCAGTTGGGACAAAATTATTATCGGCGCCGGTCTTTACGGCCTTTACGCTGCTAAGACCTGTGGCGAGCGGGGTGAGCGGGTATTGGTGCTGGAATGGGAAGAATCCCCTTTTCAGCGGGCTACCTTTATCAACCAGGCCCGCGTCCATATGGGGTATCACTATCCGCGGTCGTATGCTACGGCAATCAAATCGGCTCATTATTTTAATCGTTTTATCAAGGATTATGATTTCTGCATTCACAGTGAATTTGAGCAGGTTTATGCCACCAGCGGTAGTTTTAGCTGGACTAACCGGGAACAGTTTACCCAGTTTTGTCAAGCGGCGGAAATTCCCTGTGATGAGGTGATTCCCGAAAAATATTTTAAAAAAGGCCTTTGTGACGGGGCTTATCTGACCCGGGAGTACACCTACGACGCTGGGATTCTGGGACATTTTTTTGTCGATCAACTAAAAATGCGAAAAAATGTGGAAATAAAATATGGGGCCCGTATTGCGTCGATAAAAAAGCAGGGCGATACCTTTTTAATCACCTTAAAAACGGGAGAGCGATATGAGACCGGTTTTCTGCTAAATGCCACCTATGGTTCAACCAATCAGATTCTTTCTTTGGCAGGTTTTGAGCCGTTTAAAATTAAGTATGAGCTTTGCGAAATCATTCTCTGCCAGCCAGAAGAAAAGCTACCGGAGGTGGGGATTACGGTAATGGATGGGCCGTTCTTTTCGGTGATGCCCTTTGGCAAAACCGGGTATCATTCTCTGACTTCGGTGACCTTTACCCCCCATCTGTCATCCTTCGACAGCTTGCCAAAATTTAATTGTCAGGAAAAAAGTCGGGGTTATTGCAGCCCCGAACAACTGGGGAACTGCAATGATTGTATCGCCAAACCAAAATCCGCCTGGCCCTACATGTCCAATATGGCCAAGAAATATCTAAAGGAAGATTACGGCTTTAGCTATGTCGGATCGCTCTATTCCATGAAGCCCATTTTAAAGGCTTCCGAGGTGGACGACTCCCGACCCACGGTACTGCGAAAGGTCAGCGAGAAACCAACCTTTGTATCGGTGCTGTCCGGAAAAATCAATACCGTTTATGATTTGGATGAGGTGTTAAAAAATGACTGA
- a CDS encoding glycosyltransferase: protein MTEKRASKFEIQDNVEIQDKEKNFVSAVIYIYNDEERIRDFLGEINAVLNANFYNYQIICVNDASDDNSLAVIREMGKSIAGTVINVVNMSFYQGVELSMNAGIDLSIGDFVFEFDNMVMDYDTNLMMAVYNHSLTGFDIVNAAPKKCGRRTSRLFYTVFNRYSHSPHPLRTENFRVLSRRAINRVHSMSKTIPYRKAVYANCGLKIDTIEYDNDLSCAKAQNKETRYQRKEMAADSLILFTNVAYKMTLLAAVFMMVATFGIGIYTLVSYVTEEVVSGYTSMMLVIVFGFFGVFVILAVIIKYLSMLMELVFSKQKYTIESVETISE, encoded by the coding sequence ATGACTGAAAAACGAGCAAGTAAATTTGAAATACAAGATAATGTGGAAATCCAGGACAAAGAAAAAAACTTTGTTTCGGCGGTGATTTATATCTATAATGATGAGGAGCGAATCCGGGATTTTCTGGGAGAAATTAATGCGGTTTTAAATGCCAATTTCTACAACTATCAGATTATCTGCGTCAATGACGCCTCGGATGATAACAGTCTGGCAGTCATCAGGGAGATGGGGAAAAGCATCGCCGGGACGGTCATCAACGTGGTCAATATGAGTTTTTACCAGGGTGTGGAGCTTTCGATGAATGCCGGAATTGATCTGTCCATCGGCGATTTTGTTTTTGAATTTGACAATATGGTGATGGATTATGATACCAACCTGATGATGGCGGTGTATAATCACAGCCTCACCGGTTTTGATATCGTCAATGCCGCTCCCAAAAAATGTGGACGCAGAACATCCCGGCTTTTTTACACCGTGTTTAACCGTTATTCCCACAGCCCCCATCCGCTGCGAACAGAAAACTTTCGGGTGCTGTCCAGACGGGCAATCAATCGGGTTCATTCGATGAGCAAGACGATCCCCTACCGCAAGGCGGTTTACGCCAACTGCGGCTTAAAGATTGATACCATTGAGTATGACAATGATTTATCCTGTGCCAAGGCCCAGAACAAAGAAACCCGTTACCAGCGAAAAGAGATGGCAGCGGATTCTCTGATTTTATTTACCAACGTGGCCTATAAGATGACCTTGTTGGCAGCGGTTTTTATGATGGTGGCTACCTTTGGCATCGGTATCTATACACTGGTCAGCTATGTTACTGAAGAAGTGGTTTCTGGTTATACCTCGATGATGCTCGTCATCGTCTTTGGATTCTTCGGCGTCTTTGTAATTTTAGCGGTAATTATCAAATATTTATCGATGCTGATGGAGCTGGTCTTCAGCAAACAAAAGTACACCATCGAGTCAGTCGAAACCATTAGTGAGTAA